In Pyrus communis chromosome 8, drPyrComm1.1, whole genome shotgun sequence, one genomic interval encodes:
- the LOC137742698 gene encoding fatty acid desaturase 4, chloroplastic-like, whose product MAILTQTKFLPSPINQLHTSHSPILRTSVHCSASTTKANPAPEKLVLKPPLQLLEPSPSPSPALLTDTTIRPPQPNDPSLLSTWSHRAWVASGCTTVLVSLAKSVTCAADSHIWLEPFLAGLVGYVLADLGSGVYHWGIDNYGGASTPIFGPQIEAFQGHHKWPWTITRRQFANNLHALARVVTFFVLPIDLVCDDPVVNGFVAVCSGSIMFSQQFHAWAHGTKSRLPPVVVALQDLGVLVSRPQHAAHHRQPYNNNYCIVSGVWNELLDQQKVFEALEMVLFFKLGLRPRSWSEPSSEWIEETETASQLQGQ is encoded by the coding sequence ATGGCTATCTTAACCCAAACCAAGTTCCTCCCAAGTCCCATAAACCAACTCCACACATCCCACTCTCCAATCCTCCGCACTAGCGTGCATTGCTCCGCCTCCACCACCAAGGCGAATCCCGCCCCTGAAAAGCTAGTCCTCAAACCACCACTGCAACTGCTAGAGCCCTCACCCTCGCCCTCACCCGCCCTACTCACAGACACCACCATCCGTCCTCCTCAACCCAATGACCCAAGTTTGCTATCCACATGGTCTCACCGTGCATGGGTGGCTAGTGGGTGCACAACAGTCCTAGTTTCTCTAGCCAAATCCGTAACTTGTGCAGCTGATTCACACATATGGCTCGAGCCCTTTTTGGCAGGCTTGGTTGGGTATGTGCTGGCAGACCTCGGGTCTGGAGTGTACCATTGGGGCATTGACAATTATGGTGGGGCCTCGACTCCAATTTTTGGTCCCCAGATCGAAGCGTTCCAAGGCCATCACAAGTGGCCTTGGACGATCACTAGGCGCCAATTTGCCAACAACTTACATGCCCTAGCTCGTGTGGTGACTTTCTTTGTGCTTCCTATAGACCTAGTGTGTGATGATCCAGTAGTTAATGGGTTTGTTGCAGTGTGCTCTGGCTCCATTATGTTTAGCCAACAGTTTCATGCTTGGGCACACGGCACCAAGAGCCGCCTGCCGCCAGTTGTGGTGGCCTTGCAAGATTTAGGCGTCTTGGTATCGCGGCCGCAACACGCGGCACACCACCGGCAGCCTTACAACAACAATTACTGCATTGTGAGTGGGGTTTGGAATGAGCTTTTGGACCAGCAGAAGGTTTTCGAggcattggagatggtcttattttttaagtta